In Mytilus edulis chromosome 6, xbMytEdul2.2, whole genome shotgun sequence, the following proteins share a genomic window:
- the LOC139528208 gene encoding uncharacterized protein isoform X1, with product MVKIKLEFASKWSCFVTLLMLFSSPIHSMTPDEKQQVTAGLELAKGIAELLEKKEFRTSLTKIAKGIGPYLGALGPFIGVVMAFIPSESEELAFMKNMMKNIDNRLDRVDNRFNDIERLIQWNIVAINFGQLEQRINAVSREFQYIYAVPQVAVENRKTIFIANYEGDFQNSGTKLYQAIVQKQGTFQEDLGTSVLRYTENDRKKTQVFLLGVMQLLLQAVKVELGYLFVNNFTHNANFMKSDWEKRIKEVKGKFEQIDYRCANVNYHPQSGKDIGAYAATNSGQTNGQFATGLFNLLGGKYYWRDWIVLAYDPIWGGDKHWVGVGGGHINFRKNGRNIAVASVDKSHSVMNLAKAEKNMKAVAETKRVGNWWDGYRNVLRTAKDIFYNLDRKGASFVSVVKNGKNCHLHFHSRRIKVVPRKYFYLAMWG from the exons ATGGTTAAGATTAAACTGG AGTTCGCATCTAAATGGTCCTGCTTTGTTACTCTATTGATGTTATTTTCCTCGCCTATCCACAGCATGACTCCGGATGAAAAACAACAAGTTACTGCTGGCCTTGAACTTGCAAAAGGGATAGCGGAACTGCTTGAAAAGAAGGAATTCAGAACGTCTTTAACAAAGATCGCAAAAGGTATTGGTCCCTACCTTGGTGCATTAGGTCCATTTATAGGGGTCGTCATGGCGTTCATTCCATCAGAGTCTGAGGAGTTGGCTTTCatgaaaaatatgatgaaaaatatCGACAATCGTTTGGATAGAGTGGATAATCGATTTAACGATATCGAGCGATTGATTCAGTGGAATATTGTTGCAATCAATTTTGGGCAACTAGAACAAAGGATCAATGCTGTGTCGCGAGAGTTTCAATATATTTATGCTGTTCCGCAGGTTGCTGTTGAAAACAGGAAGACAATTTTTATTGCGAATTATGAAGGTGATTTTCAGAATAGTGGTACAAAATTGTATCAAGCCATCGTCCAAAAGCAAGGTACATTTCAAGAGGATCTTGGTACTTCCGTTTTGCGGTATACCGAAAATGACCGCAAAAAAACACAGGTATTTCTACTCGGTGTAATGCAACTTCTCTTGCAAGCTGTAAAAGTTGAATTGGGCTATCTTTTTGTTAACAACTTTACCCAcaatgcaaattttatgaaatctgATTGGGAAAAGAGAATAAAAGAAGTGAAAGGGAAGTTCGAGCAAATTGACTACCGGTGCGCTAATGTAAATTATCACCCCCAATCCGGGAAGGATATTGGCGCATACGCTGCTACAAACAGTGGTCAGACAAATGGCCAATTTGCCACTGGACTATTTAATCTCCTTGGCGGGAAATACTACTGGCGGGACTGGATTGTTCTCGCCTATGACCCCATATGGGGCGGTGACAAACATTGGGTAGGGGTTGGTGGAGGACACATCAATTTTAGGAAAAATGGAAGAAACATAGCAGTGGCTAGTGTGGACAAGAGTCATTCAGTCATGAATTTAGCAAAAGCTGAGAAGAATATGAAAGCAGTAGCCGAGACAAAACGTGTTGGAAATTGGTGGGATGGATACAGGAACGTCCTTAGAACTGCAAAAGACATTTTCTACAACTTAGATAGAAAAGGTGCCTCATTTGTCAGTGTTGTAAAAAATGGAAAGAATTGCCATCTACATTTTCATTCTAGAAGAATAAAAGTCGTcccaagaaaatatttttatctcGCGATGTGGGGTTGA
- the LOC139528212 gene encoding G protein-activated inward rectifier potassium channel 4-like: MVSKSEELGAMFLFSDEPEDYQKSRWPFVNYMKKKLKVGIWDKEKKRQALVQKSGHYRVKYSGIKNRRTRFLQDLYVTLIDLKWRYAIAILFNVYLASYFMFAVFWYWLMHNHGDFDHVNDPDWKSCVDGVHDFGNAFLFSIETQTTIGYGFAYPNTDCEGTLLLTFLQVTVGIFLENILLGFMFMKFAQPKRRGKTLMFSKHACVNHEDGVLCLQVRIGDMRQSHLVDAKVHGVLVKKRVTEEGKTYPLYLHSLEFEANDMGDKIVLMWPMVLSHKITESSPLWNIRPSDLTNEKYEIIIYAEGTLESTGEYCQARSSYLPCELLWGHRFDRIEQFDAGNGRWEVDFSGFNDVVYNSNIRHSAKELNDFKFRTKGKQEKPPRPPSPLKSVTYDLPPEYPAVLPPSEHENVDYHRPLSGFAVLHRLSNPETDASSEATDDTVIERDLGEGGTVDERDLGEGGTVETHSSDEESYGDAEETCKSIDINLQDAVE, translated from the exons ATGGTCTCTAAATCCGAAGAGTTAGGCGCTATGTTTCTTTTTAGCGATGAGCCTGAAGATTATCAAAAAAGTAGATGGCCGTTTGTAAATTACATGAAGAAGAAATTGAAAGTTGGTATTTGGGATAAAGAAAAGAAACGGCAAGCACTTGTTCAGAAAAGTGGTCACTATCGTGTTAAGTACAGCGGTATTAAAAACAGAAGAACTCGTTTCCTACAAGACTTATATGTAACACTAATTGACTTAAAATGGCGATATGCTATTGCTATactttttaatgtatatttagCTTCATATTTCATGTTTGCTGTTTTCTGGTATTGGTTGATGCATAACCATGGTGATTTCGATCATGTGAACGATCCGGACTGGAAGTCGTGTGTAGATGGCGTTCACGATTTTGGAAACGCTTTCTTGTTCTCTATAGAAACACAGACAACTATAGGATACGGGTTTGCCTACCCTAACACGGACTGTGAAGGGACccttttattaacttttctacAAGTAACTGTTGGGATATTTTTAGAAAACATTCTGCTTGGGTTCATGTTCATGAAGTTTGCCCAGCCCAAGAGACGTGGGAAGACATTGATGTTCAGCAAGCATGCTTGCGTAAACCACGAAGATGGCGTCCTTTGTTTACAA GTACGGATTGGTGACATGAGACAAAGCCATTTAGTAGATGCAAAAGTGCACGGTGTATTAGTGAAGAAACGAGTTACAGAAGAGGGGAAGACTTATCCTTTGTATCTCCATAGTCTAGAGTTCGAGGCCAACGACATGGGCGACAAAATTGTTCTCATGTGGCCAATGGTTCTTAGTCATAAAATTACCGAAAGTAGTCCCTTATGGAACATTCGTCCTTCAGACTTGacaaatgaaaagtatgaaattataatttATGCAGAGGGAACATTAGAATCAACTGGAGAATATTGTCAAGCAAGATCATCATATTTGCCATGTGAACTTCTCTGGGGTCATCGTTTTGATCGCATAGAACAATTCGATGCTGGTAATGGGAGATGGGAAGTTGACTTTTCTGGATTCAATGATGTAGTTTATAATAGTAACATTCGTCACAGTGCTAAAGAACTTAACGATTTCAAATTTAGAACCAAAGGCAAACAAGAAAAACCACCTCGTCCTCCATCGCCTCTCAAATCAGTAACATACGATTTACCGCCAGAATATCCCGCCGTTCTTCCGCCGTCCGAACATGAAAACGTTGATTACCACAGACCATTATCAGGATTTGCCGTGTTACATAGACTTTCTAACCCTGAAACAGACGCAAGCTCTGAAGCAACAGATGATACTGTAATAGAACGAGATCTCGGAGAAGGTGGTACTGTAGACGAACGAGATCTTGGAGAAGGTGGCACTGTTGAAACACACAGTAGTGACGAAGAATCATATGGTGATGCTGAAGAAACTTGTAAATCTATAGACATAAATCTACAAGATGCAGttgaatga